In Colias croceus chromosome 8, ilColCroc2.1, a genomic segment contains:
- the LOC123693886 gene encoding transcription factor AP-4: protein MSLDSNDVCLLELEDYNLYEEDAPDHAITRSEKHTLSGGKTMEAEKRIRREIANSNERRRMQSINAGFQALRTLLPRHEGEKLSKAAILQQTAEYIYSLEQEKTRLLSQNCQLKRLLNQHEGGEIPLKKRKSEIITHVPSIIPDSTDDTITNTRSPEPVAVITVSSMPQKKEPENGELLVQLEQERRLRRLLEERLSALEVQIYPEATQEVAHTVVHYEQTEVADCKIETKEAEPQVVETITTAPLLEAAIKAEPRVEVEVLPDASHDPPSRLYLASTSRQNLETIVEAIRHLEGDHLFREESGDAPLALTKKAEITPPQRPGVIVVKHS, encoded by the exons ATGTCATTAGACAGTAATGATGTCTGTTTGCTAGAACTGGAAGATTATAACTTGTACGAGGAAGACGCACCCGATCACGCTATCACAAG GAGTGAAAAACATACCTTATCTGGTGGCAAAACTATGGAGGCAGAGAAGAGAATTAGGCGAGAGATTGCAAATAGCAATGAACGCAGGCGGATGCAGAGCATCAATGCTGGTTTCCAAGCATTACGAACTTTGTTACCCCGACATGAAGGAGAAAAACTTAGCAag GCTGCTATTCTACAACAAACTGCAGAATACATCTACTCATTGGAACAAGAAAAAACAAGGTTATTATCACAAAACTGTCAACTGAAGAGATTGTTGAACCAACATGAAGGGGGTGAAATACCTTTGAAGAAAAGGAAAAGTGAAATTATTACACATGTTCCTTCAATTATTCCCGATTCAACAGATGATACTATTACAAACACAAGATCTCCTGAGCCTGTAGCTGTGATTACAGTGTCAAGTATGCCCCAAAAGAAAGAACCAGAGAATGGAGAGCTTTTGGTACAGTTAGAACAAGAGAGACGGCTGAGACGCTTGTTGGAGGAACGCTTAAGTGCTCTTGAGGTTCAAATATATCCAGAAGCAACCCAAGAAGTGGCTCACACTGTAGTGCACTACGAGCAAACGGAGGTTGCAGATTGCAAAATTGAGACTAAGGAGGCAGAACCACAAGTAGTGGAAACTATAACTACTGCACCCTTATTGGAAGCCGCTATTAAAGCAGAACCTAGAGTGGAAGTAGAGGTTCTTCCTGATGCATCTCATGACCCACCTTCGAGATTATACCTCGCTAGTACAAGCCGGCAAAATCTCGAGACAATTGTTGAAGCCATACGCCACTTGGAGGGAGACCACTTATTTCGTGAGGAGTCCGGTGACGCGCCACTCGCGCTCACAAAGAAAGCAGAAATTACGCCCCCACAGAGACCAGGAGTTATTGTTGTGAAGCATTC
- the LOC123693876 gene encoding A-kinase anchor protein 200: MGAKQSKRSVDISGKEAESAGEVAAAGAGGEGRMEPLADADALKPQANGDAHIHETPEKEKQLDSGTPEIEKDVTTEKENKEQEESEKEKEAPVTNGESEPKAENGDTTPSPDDGKKNKKEKVKKKWSLRSISFSRKDKPKQEKKTKDEEAKVNGEPEKVPEEVAETTPEVAEETKSESENKDEKTPETPVTEPLTNGSSTPESPKAETPIIEETKNENETDVRPEPQIEVEPEKLPVNGLSLEESKKDEPEVPEIDSNKVEENKVETTEETVPAPEIPVTKEVCVDQTPLIESTPPPLPANPPPSSVASFAATTMAPELADASIANNADITKPAPADESPVNNDNTNDTVPTEISSTETVQANVEIEAVEPPAPLDDSTETKTDVNTIEQCAANEGALDSLPSQEDHEVSIKTVEENVSDVPVVAEPAAQNEPELENEMPLPEPVEVKVEEAPEEQESLPPPAEELMNGTSDAETPHVQQDSGICELKEPEVDASVISQNEINERCSEAMSDTESLKIKAKEMIADVIESNEVVMNGNGEALSNGAGSPVQAPAALPPHDAQESLPIADKIADLIPEIPTVPELKTEMETTTDVAVAN; the protein is encoded by the exons ATGGGCGCAAAGCAGAGCAAACGCTCGGTGGACATAAGCGGCAAGGAGGCGGAGAGCGCCGGCGAGGTGGCCGCGGCGGGCGCCGGGGGCGAGGGCCGGATGGAGCCGCTCGCTGACGCCGACGCGCTCAAGCCGCAGGCCAACGGCGACGCTCACATCCACGAGACACCC GAAAAGGAAAAGCAGTTAGACAGCGGTACACCGGAGATCGAGAAGGACGTTACAACAGAGAAAGAGAACAAGGAACAAGAGGAGAGTGAGAAGGAGAAGGAAGCGCCCGTCACGAACGGCGAGAGTGAGCCCAAAGCGGAGAACGGGGACACCACGCCCTCGCCCGACGACGGCAAGAAGAATAAGAAAGAGAAG GTAAAGAAGAAATGGTCGCTGAGGTCGATCAGCTTCAGCAGAAAGGACAAACCCAAACAAGAGAAGAAGACAAAAGACGAAGAGGCAAAAGTTAACGGCGAGCCAGAGAAAGTTCCCGAAGAG GTTGCTGAGACTACACCTGAAGTCGCTGAGGAAACAAAATCGGAAAGTGAAAACAAAGATGAGAAGACACCAGAAACCCCAGTAACAGAACCACTTACGAATGGAAGTAGCACTCCTGAGTCTCCAAAAGCAGAAACTCCAATCATCGAAGAGACCAAAAATGAGAATGAGACTGACGTAAGGCCGGAGCCCCAAATCGAAGTCGAACCTGAAAAATTGCCAGTGAATGGACTTTCGTTAGAAGAATCTAAAAAGGATGAGCCCGAAGTTCCTGAGATTGATTCAAACAAGGTCGAAGAGAATAAAGTGGAGACCACCGAAGAAACGGTGCCAGCTCCTGAAATTCCTGTCACTAAAGAGGTTTGTGTTGACCAAACGCCTTTGATAGAATCCACGCCTCCACCACTTCCCGCTAATCCCCCTCCCTCGTCTGTGGCTTCCTTCGCCGCCACCACTATGGCTCCCGAACTCGCAGACGCTTCTATCGCTAACAATGCCGATATCACAAAACCCGCACCCGCCGATGAATCTCCCGTTAATAACGATAATACAAATGACACAGTTCCTACAGAAATTTCAAGCACCGAAACCGTTCAAGCTAATGTCGAAATCGAAGCCGTCGAACCCCCCGCCCCGTTAGACGATTCGACCGAAACAAAAACGGACGTAAACACAATCGAACAGTGTGCAGCTAACGAAGGGGCCCTCGATAGTTTGCCGAGTCAGGAAGATCACGAAGTTTCTATTAAAACAGTAGAAGAAAATGTCAGTGATGTTCCCGTCGTCGCCGAACCCGCCGCGCAAAACGAACCCGAATTAGAAAATGAAATGCCCCTCCCTGAGCCCGTCGAAGTCAAAGTCGAAGAAGCACCTGAGGAACAAGAGTCGCTGCCGCCGCCGGCCGAAGAGTTGATGAACGGCACCAGCGACGCCGAAACGCCACACGTCCAACAGGACAGTGGAATTTGTGAATTAAAAGAGCCCGAAGTCGACGCGAGCGTTATTTCCCAGAACGAGATAAACGAACGCTGCTCGGAGGCGATGAGCGACACCGAGAGCCTGAAGATTAAAGCCAAAGAGATGATCGCGGACGTCATAGAGAGCAATGAAGTGGTGATGAACGGGAACGGGGAGGCGCTGAGCAACGGCGCCGGCTCGCCCGTGCAGGCGCCCGCCGCGCTGCCGCCGCACGACGCTCAG gaaTCGCTACCGATCGCCGATAAAATTGCGGACTTAATTCCAGAGATTCCAACTGTCCCTGAGTTGAAAACAGAAATG GAAACGACAACCGACGTGGCGGTGGCCAACTAA